In Mycoavidus cysteinexigens, a genomic segment contains:
- the ilvA gene encoding threonine ammonia-lyase, biosynthetic, whose product MSAPDYLKKILTARVYDVARESELEYARNLSARLAQRIYLKREDKQSVFSFKLRGAYNKMVQLSPQERARGVLAASAGNHAQGVALAAAQLGCPAVIVMPVTTPEVKINAVRTHGGSAVEVILTGDSFSDAYEYALNIQNERGLTLVHPFDDPDVIAGQGTVAMEILRQHQGPLDAIFVPIGGGGLIAGVAAYVKALRPEIKVIGVQTDDSPAMAHSLAQGERIILNEVGLFSEGTAVKQVGAETFRLCQAYVDEVILVNTDALCAAIKDIFEDTRSLLEPAGALALAGLKVYAQRTGCKNATFVAIASGANMNFNRMRYVAERAAVGEVREAVFAVTIPEERGSFKRFCSVIGQRSVTEFNYRIADAHSAHIFVGVQISQREEREVISAALTQQGFPSLDLTGDELSKQHIRHMVGGHSPLAGNERLYRFEFPERPGALMKFLSSMAPNWNISLFHYRNQGATYSSILVGLQIPDAESDAFQQFLVTLGLPHWDESANPAYQLFLS is encoded by the coding sequence ATGTCTGCCCCTGACTACCTAAAAAAGATCCTCACCGCCCGCGTCTACGATGTAGCGCGCGAAAGCGAGCTCGAGTATGCAAGAAATTTGTCCGCGCGGCTCGCCCAACGAATTTACCTTAAGCGCGAAGACAAGCAATCGGTGTTTTCCTTCAAGTTGCGCGGTGCTTATAACAAGATGGTGCAATTGTCGCCTCAAGAGCGCGCGCGCGGTGTGCTTGCCGCCTCAGCGGGCAATCATGCGCAAGGCGTGGCGCTGGCGGCGGCTCAACTTGGCTGCCCTGCCGTGATTGTGATGCCCGTCACCACGCCCGAAGTCAAAATCAATGCCGTGCGCACCCATGGCGGCTCAGCCGTCGAGGTTATTCTCACTGGAGATTCGTTTAGCGATGCTTATGAATACGCGTTAAACATTCAAAATGAACGCGGTTTGACCTTGGTTCATCCGTTTGACGATCCCGACGTGATTGCCGGACAAGGCACTGTGGCGATGGAGATTTTGCGCCAACACCAAGGCCCTCTGGATGCAATTTTTGTGCCGATTGGCGGCGGTGGGCTGATTGCTGGAGTCGCGGCTTACGTCAAGGCACTGCGACCAGAAATCAAGGTGATTGGTGTGCAAACCGATGATTCACCCGCCATGGCGCACTCATTAGCTCAAGGCGAGCGAATTATCCTGAACGAAGTGGGTTTATTTTCGGAGGGCACCGCAGTTAAACAAGTAGGAGCCGAGACTTTCCGCTTATGCCAAGCCTATGTCGATGAAGTGATATTGGTCAATACAGACGCGTTATGCGCCGCGATCAAAGATATCTTTGAAGACACCCGTAGCTTACTGGAACCGGCCGGCGCGCTTGCGCTTGCTGGGCTTAAAGTGTATGCCCAACGCACCGGATGCAAAAACGCAACGTTTGTCGCGATTGCTTCAGGCGCTAATATGAACTTCAATCGGATGCGCTATGTCGCTGAGCGCGCAGCGGTAGGTGAAGTGCGCGAAGCGGTTTTTGCAGTGACCATTCCTGAAGAACGGGGCAGTTTTAAGCGTTTTTGTTCCGTCATCGGCCAACGTAGCGTGACTGAATTCAATTATCGCATTGCCGATGCGCATTCGGCGCATATTTTTGTCGGCGTGCAAATCAGCCAGCGCGAGGAACGGGAAGTGATTAGCGCAGCTTTGACTCAGCAAGGTTTCCCAAGCCTCGATTTAACCGGGGACGAACTATCTAAGCAGCATATCCGCCATATGGTCGGCGGCCATTCGCCGCTCGCTGGCAATGAACGCTTATACCGTTTTGAATTTCCCGAACGGCCCGGCGCGTTAATGAAATTTTTATCTTCCATGGCCCCCAACTGGAACATCAGTCTTTTTCATTATCGCAATCAAGGAGCGACTTACAGTAGTATCTTGGTCGGTCTGCAAATACCCGATGCTGAATCTGACGCATTCCAGCAGTTTTTAGTCACGCTTGGGCTGCCGCACTGGGATGAAAGCGCAAACCCCGCCTATCAGTTATTTTTAAGTTAA
- a CDS encoding DUF3683 domain-containing protein, translating to MNVSSPTFEAQQPDPRLREIPYNYTSLADREIVIRLLGEEAWQALDELRGQRRTGRSARMLYEVLGDIWAVRRNPYLQDDLLDNPKRRTLLIKALNHRLAEIEKRRHLDLDASVDEASHMRAARVQQLLVAAHEAVAAFSAEFERIRVLRRRTLKVLSRYTQKDNVKFDGLSRVSHVTDATDWRIEFPFVVLTPDHESETAGLVKGCIELGLTVIPRGGGTGYTGGAVPLTPWSAVLNTEKLEQLGAVELIELPGHTRVCQAATIATGAGVVTRRVTEAAEQAGYVFAVDPTSLDASCIGGNIAMNAGGKKAVLWGTALDNLIWWRMVDPDGNWLEVTRLEHHQGKIHEAPLARFELKWFDGKRAPGAALLRTESLVIEGWRFRKEGLGKDVTDKFLAGLPGVQKEGCDGLITSARWLLHKMPAHIRTVCLEFFGPARDAIPGIVEIKQYLFEASQAGRATLAGLEHLDQRYLRAVGYAAKSKQQGAHASLPKMVLIGDIVGDDADAVATATSEVVRIANSKNGEGFVAVSAEARKRFWLDRSRTAAIAKHTNAFKINEDVVIPLHRMGEYTDHIDQINIELSLKNKLQLVIELETFFKSKALPLGKRDETDETPNAEWLDGRLQQVLDVLAQVRARWEYVRAELTTPLASIYRPLLQLGYAPLESVFEQRLSAQPQASLFDIVQDYTIRISWKNEILQPLQQILHGGEFKPMLDEVQALHQRVLRGRLFIALHMHAGDGNVHTNIPVNSDNYEMLQDAHQAVARIMQLARSLDGVISGEHGIGITKLEFLSESELADFRAYKRRVDPNGHFNQGKLLENADLRYAYTPSFGLMGYESLLMQQSDIGAIADSIKDCLRCGKCKPVCATHVPRANLLYSPRNKILATSLLIEAFLYEEQTRRGISLKHWDEFNDVADHCTVCHKCLSPCPVKIDFGDVSMNMRNLLRKMGKKKFNPGTAASLFFLNATAPQTIRLARQAMIGWGYKMQRLGHTVLKKFAKKQTARPPTTVGRAKIVEQVIHFVNKKMPGNLPKKTARALLDIEDNKIVPIIRNPHTTTVDSDAVFYFPGCGSERLFSQVGLATQAMLWHVGVQTVLPPGYLCCGYPQRGAGQEDKAEKIVTDNRVLFHRVANTLNYLDIKTVVVSCGTCYDQLAGYAFDKIFPGCRLIDIHEFLLEKGVKLEGVTGVRYMYHDPCHTPIKTMNPTQLVNQLMGTEAGPRQIEKSDRCCGEAGTFAITRPDISTQVRFRKEEELKKGAARVREDGFAGAVKVLTSCPSCLQGLARYHDDANIEADYIVVEMARHLLGENWLPDYVKQANAGGIERVLV from the coding sequence ATGAACGTATCATCTCCGACTTTTGAAGCACAACAACCCGATCCGCGCTTGCGCGAAATCCCTTATAACTACACTTCGCTGGCGGATCGGGAAATCGTGATCCGCTTGCTGGGCGAAGAAGCCTGGCAGGCGCTCGACGAATTACGCGGGCAACGCCGTACCGGCCGCTCCGCACGAATGCTGTATGAAGTGTTGGGGGATATTTGGGCGGTCCGGCGCAATCCTTATTTACAAGACGATTTGCTGGATAATCCAAAGCGCCGGACCCTGCTGATCAAAGCACTTAACCACCGCTTAGCTGAAATCGAAAAGCGGCGTCACCTTGATTTAGATGCGAGCGTTGATGAGGCGAGCCATATGCGCGCGGCTCGTGTGCAGCAATTACTCGTCGCCGCGCATGAAGCGGTGGCAGCCTTTAGCGCTGAATTTGAGCGCATCCGCGTGCTGCGCCGGCGCACGCTGAAAGTGCTGAGCCGTTATACGCAAAAAGATAATGTGAAATTCGATGGCCTCTCGCGGGTCTCACACGTGACTGACGCAACCGATTGGCGGATTGAATTTCCGTTTGTTGTGCTTACCCCGGATCATGAGTCTGAAACGGCTGGTTTAGTTAAAGGCTGCATAGAACTCGGGTTGACGGTGATTCCGCGTGGCGGCGGTACCGGCTATACCGGCGGTGCTGTGCCGCTAACGCCCTGGTCGGCGGTTCTAAACACAGAAAAACTGGAGCAACTTGGCGCGGTTGAATTGATTGAGTTGCCAGGCCATACAAGAGTGTGTCAGGCGGCTACGATCGCGACCGGAGCGGGGGTGGTGACGCGGCGCGTGACTGAGGCGGCTGAGCAAGCCGGTTATGTCTTTGCGGTTGATCCTACGTCGCTCGATGCATCTTGCATTGGTGGCAATATCGCCATGAACGCAGGGGGCAAAAAAGCGGTTTTGTGGGGCACGGCGCTGGATAATCTGATCTGGTGGCGGATGGTCGATCCCGATGGCAATTGGCTTGAAGTGACGCGCCTTGAGCATCATCAGGGTAAAATTCATGAAGCGCCGCTGGCGCGCTTTGAGTTGAAATGGTTCGATGGTAAACGCGCGCCAGGCGCAGCGTTGCTGCGCACCGAGTCACTGGTGATAGAGGGCTGGCGTTTTCGTAAAGAAGGGTTGGGTAAAGACGTCACAGATAAATTTCTAGCTGGTTTGCCGGGCGTGCAAAAAGAAGGGTGTGATGGGCTAATTACAAGTGCGCGTTGGCTATTGCATAAAATGCCCGCACATATCCGCACCGTTTGCCTAGAGTTTTTTGGGCCGGCGCGCGATGCGATTCCAGGCATTGTTGAGATTAAGCAATACTTATTTGAAGCCTCGCAAGCAGGCCGTGCGACCTTGGCCGGTCTTGAGCATTTGGATCAACGCTATCTGCGCGCAGTGGGGTATGCGGCTAAATCGAAACAGCAGGGCGCGCATGCTAGCTTGCCCAAAATGGTGCTGATTGGCGATATTGTTGGCGACGATGCAGACGCAGTGGCTACGGCAACCTCTGAGGTGGTGCGTATCGCCAATAGCAAAAATGGCGAAGGCTTTGTGGCCGTAAGTGCCGAAGCGCGTAAGCGTTTTTGGCTGGATCGCTCGCGCACAGCCGCGATTGCGAAGCATACCAATGCGTTTAAAATCAATGAAGATGTCGTGATTCCACTCCATCGCATGGGTGAATATACGGATCATATCGATCAGATTAATATTGAGCTGTCCCTCAAAAATAAGCTGCAGCTAGTGATTGAGCTGGAAACTTTTTTTAAGAGCAAGGCTCTGCCACTCGGCAAGCGCGACGAAACCGATGAAACTCCAAATGCTGAATGGCTTGACGGCCGACTCCAGCAGGTTCTCGATGTGCTGGCCCAGGTACGCGCGCGCTGGGAATATGTGCGCGCAGAACTCACTACGCCATTGGCGAGCATCTATCGCCCATTGCTGCAACTTGGCTATGCGCCGCTGGAGTCTGTCTTTGAGCAACGCCTAAGCGCTCAGCCGCAGGCCAGCCTGTTCGATATAGTGCAAGACTATACGATCCGAATTTCATGGAAAAATGAAATTCTTCAGCCATTGCAACAGATTTTGCATGGTGGTGAATTTAAGCCAATGCTCGATGAGGTACAGGCGCTTCACCAGCGGGTACTGCGTGGGCGGCTTTTTATCGCACTGCATATGCATGCCGGCGATGGTAATGTGCATACCAATATTCCGGTCAATTCAGACAATTATGAGATGCTGCAAGACGCGCATCAGGCCGTGGCGCGCATTATGCAGCTTGCCCGTTCGCTTGATGGCGTGATTTCTGGCGAGCACGGCATTGGCATCACTAAGCTTGAGTTCTTAAGCGAGTCGGAACTGGCTGACTTCCGTGCGTATAAGCGGCGGGTCGATCCTAATGGGCATTTTAATCAAGGGAAATTGCTTGAAAATGCAGATTTGCGTTATGCATATACGCCTAGTTTTGGGCTGATGGGCTATGAATCGCTCTTAATGCAGCAATCTGATATTGGTGCGATTGCCGACAGTATTAAAGACTGTTTGCGCTGTGGCAAATGTAAGCCGGTCTGCGCCACCCATGTGCCGCGCGCGAATCTATTATATAGCCCGCGTAATAAAATTCTGGCGACTTCGCTATTGATTGAGGCTTTCTTATATGAAGAGCAGACGCGCCGCGGCATATCTTTAAAGCATTGGGACGAATTTAACGATGTGGCTGATCATTGCACGGTGTGCCATAAATGTTTGTCGCCCTGTCCAGTCAAGATTGATTTTGGCGATGTGTCGATGAATATGCGCAATTTATTGCGCAAAATGGGGAAGAAAAAATTTAATCCAGGAACTGCGGCCAGTTTATTTTTTCTGAATGCAACCGCCCCGCAAACCATTCGCCTAGCTCGTCAGGCAATGATTGGCTGGGGCTATAAAATGCAACGGCTAGGTCACACCGTACTGAAAAAATTTGCCAAAAAGCAAACCGCGCGGCCCCCTACGACTGTGGGTAGGGCTAAGATTGTGGAGCAAGTAATTCACTTTGTTAACAAGAAAATGCCGGGTAATTTGCCGAAAAAAACCGCGCGCGCGTTGCTTGACATTGAAGACAATAAAATTGTGCCGATCATTCGTAATCCGCACACTACGACGGTCGATTCAGATGCGGTGTTTTATTTTCCCGGTTGTGGCTCGGAGCGGCTTTTTTCGCAAGTAGGGCTGGCGACGCAAGCGATGTTATGGCATGTGGGAGTGCAAACCGTACTGCCCCCGGGTTATTTGTGCTGTGGCTATCCGCAACGCGGCGCTGGGCAAGAGGACAAGGCGGAGAAAATTGTCACGGATAACCGTGTGCTCTTTCACCGCGTGGCGAATACCCTGAATTACTTGGATATTAAGACCGTGGTGGTCTCATGTGGAACCTGCTATGACCAGCTAGCCGGCTATGCCTTCGACAAAATTTTCCCAGGTTGCCGCTTAATTGATATTCATGAATTTCTGCTCGAAAAAGGGGTGAAACTGGAAGGTGTAACGGGGGTACGCTATATGTACCATGATCCTTGCCATACACCGATTAAAACCATGAATCCAACGCAACTGGTCAATCAGTTAATGGGCACCGAAGCAGGTCCACGCCAAATTGAAAAAAGCGACCGTTGTTGCGGTGAGGCGGGTACCTTTGCGATTACGCGCCCGGATATATCGACACAAGTACGTTTTCGGAAAGAGGAAGAACTTAAGAAAGGCGCAGCGCGCGTGCGCGAGGATGGTTTTGCTGGCGCAGTTAAGGTTTTAACCAGCTGCCCATCTTGCTTGCAAGGTTTAGCGCGCTATCATGACGATGCTAACATTGAGGCAGATTATATTGTGGTTGAAATGGCGCGCCACCTGCTAGGTGAAAATTGGTTGCCCGATTATGTGAAGCAGGCCAATGCCGGAGGGATTGAACGGGTGCTCGTATGA
- a CDS encoding HIT family protein: protein MTHCVLCETTGGELLWRDDKVRVVAVDETDYPGFCRVIWNPHMTEFSELEAGAREYLIEIVAQVERIIRQVMQPVKMNLASLGNQVPHLHWHLIPRYADDAHFPAPIWGPRARTTAEAVLQLRRSHALGLREAIISGLAHQPHLTDDLL, encoded by the coding sequence ATGACACACTGCGTGTTATGCGAAACCACCGGAGGCGAGTTACTTTGGCGTGACGATAAAGTGCGCGTGGTGGCTGTCGATGAAACCGATTATCCAGGGTTTTGTCGGGTTATCTGGAATCCTCATATGACTGAGTTTTCGGAGCTTGAAGCTGGGGCGCGGGAATATTTAATCGAGATTGTCGCTCAAGTTGAGCGGATTATCCGGCAGGTGATGCAGCCCGTAAAAATGAACCTGGCGAGCCTTGGCAATCAAGTGCCGCATTTGCATTGGCACCTGATTCCGCGCTATGCTGATGACGCCCATTTCCCAGCGCCGATCTGGGGACCGCGCGCGCGTACCACCGCTGAAGCGGTTTTACAGCTACGCCGCAGCCACGCGCTGGGATTGCGAGAAGCCATCATAAGCGGCCTTGCACATCAGCCGCACCTCACTGATGATTTATTATAA
- the ubiE gene encoding bifunctional demethylmenaquinone methyltransferase/2-methoxy-6-polyprenyl-1,4-benzoquinol methylase UbiE: protein MSKTHFGFQTVAENEKARKVANVFDSVAAKYDLMNDLMSVGLHRAWKVFAVAQAGVRPGFKVLDLASGTGDLAKTFAKQVGDLNQGGEVWLTDINASMLRVGRDRLLDQGLIMPTLLCDAERIPFPTHYFDVVTVAFGLRNMTHKEAALAEMRRVLKPGGKLLVLEFSKIWAPLAKLYDFYSFKVLPWLGQKVAHDAQSYRYLAESIRMHPDQNALQAMMEQAGFDRVNYHNLAAGAVALHIGIKY, encoded by the coding sequence ATGAGTAAAACGCACTTTGGCTTTCAGACGGTTGCTGAAAACGAGAAGGCGCGCAAAGTGGCGAATGTATTTGATTCGGTTGCCGCAAAATACGATTTAATGAATGATTTAATGTCGGTTGGCCTACATCGAGCATGGAAAGTATTCGCTGTTGCGCAAGCCGGCGTACGGCCAGGTTTTAAGGTGCTTGACTTGGCTAGCGGCACTGGAGATTTGGCTAAAACGTTCGCTAAACAAGTGGGCGACCTGAATCAAGGTGGCGAGGTTTGGCTCACTGATATTAATGCATCGATGTTGCGCGTGGGCCGTGACCGCTTGCTCGACCAAGGCTTGATCATGCCCACGCTATTATGCGATGCGGAGCGAATTCCGTTTCCTACGCACTATTTTGATGTGGTGACAGTGGCTTTTGGTTTGCGTAATATGACGCATAAAGAGGCGGCTCTTGCCGAAATGCGGCGCGTGCTCAAACCAGGTGGCAAATTATTAGTGCTTGAATTCTCAAAGATCTGGGCGCCCTTGGCTAAGCTGTATGACTTTTATTCATTTAAAGTATTGCCATGGCTTGGCCAAAAGGTGGCACATGATGCGCAAAGCTACCGCTATCTAGCTGAATCGATCCGCATGCACCCGGATCAAAACGCTTTGCAGGCAATGATGGAACAAGCGGGTTTTGATCGGGTCAATTATCATAATTTGGCGGCAGGGGCGGTTGCCCTGCATATTGGCATAAAATATTAA
- a CDS encoding Tim44 domain-containing protein: MLASALALGLTLQEAEAKRLGGGRSSGRQAQMFQQRQQAAPSPRPSQANAAAQPTRNRWLGPLAGIAAGLGIGALLSHLGLGGALGGILSNLIIIGGIALLGYWLLRWFAARRARHGAAAAPAFMRGAHESAMAANAGSNFDMRTGFAQEPRGMASQFSGGMAAADTALQPVNAVPAHFDTALFLRNAKVLFVRLQAAWDAGDAADIREFTTPAMFAEIKLDLSERGTMLNQTEVVQLEAALIGVAEQADEILASVQFSGLIREEQGASAQPFSEKWNLTKRTQGHEGWLLAGIEQDPSPSGAQWLS, encoded by the coding sequence ATGCTAGCCAGTGCGCTCGCGCTGGGACTGACGCTGCAAGAGGCTGAGGCAAAACGCCTGGGCGGCGGCCGTAGCAGCGGCCGCCAAGCGCAGATGTTCCAGCAGCGGCAGCAAGCTGCTCCTAGCCCGCGCCCAAGCCAAGCTAATGCGGCGGCACAGCCTACGCGTAATCGCTGGCTAGGTCCGTTAGCGGGGATTGCGGCAGGACTTGGGATTGGCGCTCTTCTGTCTCACCTAGGTTTAGGCGGAGCGTTAGGCGGCATACTTTCTAATCTCATTATCATTGGCGGAATTGCGCTACTGGGCTATTGGTTGTTGCGTTGGTTTGCAGCCCGCCGGGCGCGTCATGGCGCAGCGGCTGCACCTGCGTTTATGCGTGGCGCGCATGAGTCCGCCATGGCTGCAAACGCTGGGTCAAATTTCGATATGCGCACGGGTTTTGCACAAGAGCCAAGAGGCATGGCATCGCAATTTAGCGGCGGCATGGCTGCTGCGGATACCGCATTGCAGCCCGTCAATGCTGTGCCAGCTCATTTTGATACGGCGCTTTTTTTGCGTAACGCCAAAGTTCTGTTCGTTCGCCTACAGGCCGCTTGGGATGCAGGCGATGCGGCTGATATTCGCGAGTTCACAACGCCGGCCATGTTTGCTGAGATCAAACTTGATCTCTCTGAGCGTGGCACCATGTTGAATCAAACTGAAGTCGTGCAGCTTGAAGCCGCGCTAATTGGTGTTGCCGAGCAAGCAGACGAAATTTTAGCGAGCGTGCAATTCTCTGGCTTGATTCGGGAAGAGCAGGGGGCCAGCGCCCAGCCGTTTTCTGAAAAATGGAATCTCACTAAACGGACACAAGGTCACGAAGGTTGGTTGCTGGCTGGCATTGAGCAAGACCCTTCACCTAGTGGCGCGCAATGGCTTTCGTAG